From the genome of Candidatus Nitrosocosmicus oleophilus, one region includes:
- a CDS encoding glycosyltransferase: protein MKKSKVYFHSREGEHFGISIVEAMSAGLIAVVPITGGQTEFVPTIYQYDSLEQASQVVASALDVADEERQRISDSVKRFSEINYKRQFQLLISKLIYNVNIDQQYNFPNFPTINQ from the coding sequence ATGAAGAAAAGTAAAGTATATTTCCATTCACGAGAGGGAGAACATTTTGGAATTTCCATAGTAGAGGCAATGAGTGCTGGTTTGATTGCTGTTGTACCTATTACTGGAGGACAAACAGAGTTCGTCCCAACAATTTATCAATATGATTCGTTAGAACAAGCATCTCAAGTAGTAGCATCCGCACTAGACGTGGCTGATGAGGAAAGACAGAGGATTAGTGATTCTGTTAAACGATTTTCAGAAATAAACTATAAGAGACAATTTCAACTACTCATAAGTAAGTTGATTTATAATGTGAATATCGATCAACAATATAATTTTCCCAACTTTCCAACAATAAACCAATAG
- a CDS encoding type 1 glutamine amidotransferase domain-containing protein translates to MKKVLFVLPSHDQLGNSGHKTGYWLEEFASPYYEFTDNEYEVTIASPNGGKPPVDPKSLQPENQTEYTKRLQNDKDAKEKLENTKLLSDIYSGDYDTLFLPGGHGPMWDLSEDKDLKKIVEDFYNDDKVISAVCHGPAGLLQAKDKNGNSILKNKRVTGFTNDEEETVKLEKTVPFSLEDRLKEVGSNFEKSENFKPFVVSDGRIITGQNPASAFLAAKKVIEILR, encoded by the coding sequence ATGAAAAAGGTCCTTTTTGTTTTACCCTCTCATGATCAATTAGGAAACAGCGGACATAAAACCGGATATTGGCTTGAAGAATTTGCTAGTCCTTACTATGAATTTACAGACAATGAATATGAAGTTACAATCGCATCCCCAAATGGTGGAAAACCACCTGTTGATCCAAAGAGTTTACAACCTGAAAATCAAACTGAATATACTAAGCGCCTTCAAAATGACAAAGATGCCAAAGAGAAATTAGAAAATACCAAACTTCTATCTGATATTTATTCTGGTGACTATGATACCTTATTTCTACCTGGTGGCCATGGACCAATGTGGGATTTATCTGAAGACAAAGATTTAAAGAAAATAGTAGAAGATTTTTACAACGATGATAAAGTTATTTCTGCCGTTTGTCATGGACCAGCTGGACTATTGCAGGCGAAAGACAAAAATGGAAATTCTATACTAAAAAACAAAAGAGTAACTGGTTTTACAAATGATGAGGAAGAAACTGTAAAACTAGAAAAGACTGTTCCTTTTTCTTTGGAAGATCGTCTCAAAGAAGTGGGAAGCAATTTTGAAAAAAGTGAAAACTTTAAACCTTTTGTAGTTAGTGACGGAAGGATAATAACTGGACAGAATCCTGCATCTGCTTTTCTAGCAGCCAAAAAGGTAATCGAGATCCTGAGGTAA